The proteins below come from a single Alosa sapidissima isolate fAloSap1 chromosome 23, fAloSap1.pri, whole genome shotgun sequence genomic window:
- the chchd10 gene encoding coiled-coil-helix-coiled-coil-helix domain-containing protein 10, mitochondrial has product MARGSRSRPSAPVSAQAPSYAPAPAPPPPAALAPIQPKQPGLMAQMATTAAGVAVGSAVGHVVGGALTGAFSGGSSSSPEPAKPASAFQEPPRMPAQQGPCLYEVRQFLDCATTQTDLSLCEGFNEALKQCKFSQGVNQLV; this is encoded by the exons ATGGCAAGAGGAAGCCGTAGTCGCCCGTCTGCACCTGTCAG TGCCCAAGCACCATCCTACGCCCCAGcgcctgcccccccacccccagctgCCCTGGCCCCAATTCAGCCCAAGCAGCCGGGACTCATGGCCCAGATGGCCACCACTGCAGCTGGGGTGGCAGTGGGCTCTGCTGTCGGGCATGTGGTGGGTGGGGCCCTGACCGGGGCGTTCagtggtggcagcagcagcagccccgaACCAGCCAAGCCTGCAAGTGCATTTCAG GAGCCTCCCCGGATGCCCGCTCAGCAGGGCCCATGCCTTTATGAGGTGAGGCAGTTCCTGGACTGTGCCACCACACAGACGGACCTCAGTCTGTGCGAGGGCTTCAACGAGGCCCTCAAACAGTGCAAGTTCTCACAGG GTGTGAATCAACTGGTTTGA